In one Paramormyrops kingsleyae isolate MSU_618 chromosome 18, PKINGS_0.4, whole genome shotgun sequence genomic region, the following are encoded:
- the LOC140579704 gene encoding tryptase-2-like — MADLKSQHLYLGDSKDNYEGPCRVAGWGRITENDPLPVPRTLQEVAVPIVLNDACKISYPDLKPETICAGESGKDSCQGDSGGPLMCISKDGSKEIWKLAGIVSYGIGCGRAAFPGVYTRVSSYRDFISNNIKGFRKGIRKSRKA; from the exons tgtacttGGGAGATTCCAAAGATAACTATGAAGGTCCCTGCCGTGTGGCTGGCTGGGGTCGAATTACAGAAAACG ATCCTTTGCCAGTACCAAGGACCCTGCAGGAAGTTGCTGTCCCAATTGTTCTCAACGATGCCTGCAAGATAAGCTACCCAGACCTCAAACCTGAGACGATTTGCGCTGGCGAATCCGGCAAAGATTCCTGCCAG GGAGACTCAGGAGGTCCTCTCATGTGCATCTCTAAAGATGGAAGTAAGGAAATCTGGAAGTTGGCTGGAATCGTCAGCTACGGAATAGGGTGTGGCCGAGCGGCATTCCCGGGGGTCTACACCCGTGTCTCCAGCTACAGGGACTTCATCAGCAATAACATAAAAGGCTTTAGGAAGGGAATCAGGAAGTCTAGAAAGGCCTAG